One genomic segment of Paenibacillus xylanexedens includes these proteins:
- a CDS encoding aspartyl-phosphate phosphatase Spo0E family protein, translated as MVHNPETIQECIEHARQRLYQIAAQYAELWHPEVIRQSMVLDELINEYNNATRGRTNSNQLK; from the coding sequence ATGGTACATAATCCGGAAACCATTCAGGAATGTATCGAACATGCACGGCAAAGGCTCTACCAGATTGCAGCTCAATATGCGGAACTGTGGCATCCGGAGGTTATTCGCCAATCCATGGTGCTGGATGAGTTAATTAATGAATATAACAACGCAACTCGCGGAAGAACGAATTCGAATCAACTGAAATAA